The following are from one region of the Nicotiana tomentosiformis chromosome 7, ASM39032v3, whole genome shotgun sequence genome:
- the LOC138896126 gene encoding RING-H2 finger protein ATL51-like, with translation MENIGAPPILSSTRSFIVPLLISMLGIVCTALALVIYHFILLRFCIRRRRSHIRNNIGQSFHEPHLTIGIEQKIIESIPLLVYSISKQDLFRVDQNECAVCLGELEEGEMVRFLPNCRHIFHVTCIDKWLIGHVNCPICRSPIIEAIKYEEKDKPNVTIISLPSNSPSCVNDECNTIDVQDQDYENQVNLDYRTASSSHQVRLPSRSFRLHCHSASLELPME, from the coding sequence ATGGAAAATATAGGAGCTCCTCCAATACTTTCttcaacaagatctttcatagTCCCTCTTCTTATTTCAATGCTAGGCATAGTTTGCACTGCCTTAGCTTTAGTGATTTACCACTtcattttgttaagattttgcaTAAGGAGAAGAAGATCACATATTAGAAACAATATTGGACAATCATTCCATGAACCCCATTTAACCATTGGCATAGAGCAGAAGATTATTGAATCAATTCCTCTCCTTGTTTATTCGATTTCTAAACAAGATTTATTTCGTGTTGATCAGAATGAGTGTGCTGTTTGCTTAGGTGAATTGGAAGAAGGTGAGATGGTTCGATTTTTGCCTAATTGTAGGCATATTTTTCATGTCACATGCATAGACAAATGGCTTATTGGCCACGTAAATTGCCCGATTTGTCGATCTCCTATAATAGAGGCAATAAAGTATGAGGAGAAAGATAAGCCAAACGTGACAATCATTTCACTACCATCTAATTCTCCGTCATGTGTCAATGATGAATGTAACACGATTGATGTTCAAGATCAAGATTACGAAAATCAAGTCAACCTCGATTATCGTACTGCTTCATCGTCTCATCAGGTACGATTACCATCACGATCTTTTAGATTGCATTGCCATAGTGCATCATTGGAATTGCCTATGGAGTGA